The following proteins are co-located in the Cryptococcus neoformans var. neoformans B-3501A chromosome 12, whole genome shotgun sequence genome:
- a CDS encoding hypothetical protein (Match to EST gb|CF185629.1|CF185629) yields MACNCSLEKNIACCSTSEAQDKCTCQKGKCECEACPNSTKTSESGACNCGDKEKVSTCGCNGSGEACTCPPGQCACDKCSKKAKSVSTCGCGGSGAACSCPPGECACDSCPNQAKEKVSSCDCSGSGTA; encoded by the exons ATGGC TTGCAACTGCTCCCTTGAAAAGAACATTGCTTGCTGCTC TACCAGCGAGGCTCAAGATAAGTGCACTTGCCAGAAGGGTAAATGCGAATGCGAAGCCTGCCCAAATTCCACCAAGACTTCCGAGTCTGGCGCTTGCAA CTGTGGcgacaaggaaaaggtcagCACTTGCGG CTGCAATGGATCTGGTGAGGCTTGCACATGTCCTCCCGGTCAATGTGCCTGTGACAAATGCTCTAAAAAGGCCAAGAGCGTGAGCACTTGCGG GTGCGGTGGATCTGGCGCGGCCTGCTCTTGTCCGCCTGGCGAGTGTGCATGCGACAGCTGCCCCAACCAggcaaaagagaaagtCAGCTCCTGCGA TTGCAGCGGGTCTGGCACTGCCTGA
- a CDS encoding hypothetical protein (Match to ESTs gb|CF182824.1|CF182824, gb|CF191740.1|CF191740; HMMPfam hit to eIF-1a, Eukaryotic initiation factor 1A, score: 192.5, E(): 8e-55) — MPKNKGKGGKNNRRGKKEDGENKRELIFKEDGQEYAQVVKMLGNGRLEAKCQDGESRLAQIRGQMRKKVWIVVGDIILLSLRDFQDDRADVIHRYTPDEARNLKTYGELKDFQLVENQEAGGEEDEEGGIEFEEADIDDI, encoded by the exons ATGCCCAAG AACAAGGGAAAG GGTGGCAAAAACAACCgacgaggaaagaaggaagacggtGAGAACAAGCGAGAATTGATCTTCAAGGAAGACGGTCAGG AATACGCTCAGGTTGTCAAAATGCTTGGTAACGGTAGATTAGAAGCCAAGTGTCAGGATGGCGAGTCTCGTCTTGCTCAAATCCGAGGCcaaatgaggaagaag GTTTGGATTGTTGTCGGcgacatcatcctcctctctctccgaGATTTCCAGGACGACCGTGCTGATGTTATCCACCGATACACTCCTGACGAAGCTCGTAACCTCAAGACCTATGGAGAGTTGAAGGACTTCCAGCTTGTGGAGAACCAGGAGGCTGGtggcgaggaggacgaggagggtgGTATTGAATTCGAGGAGGCTGACATTGATGACATCT AG
- a CDS encoding hypothetical protein (HMMPfam hit to PPR, PPR repeat, score: 141.5, E(): 1.9e-39), which produces MFTKATSHLRPFIRLPSSHSPASPDHFTANPSLLHHLPQHGTSNSVIVQGQHSAQAGGASGHAGRTGYGGGAGAGGGYTGHARAFLSLPQTASFDPSSTLSDERKKDASSSSSSNTSLLLKHRLSKTPRIVHLNDSVRARRAIEERKGGKDFTVVELEDVPRIHRRDSIAEYTSGRLPLTSTSTRSLSRSHTSFDIFQVGIPQPRSIGLRALSTTSNAPRALEAEDIEAVEELELMTPRAGREVRTIGQPNRVLMDLAGRDLPSTVTAGWQLGGIRRNSTAAVERPSLDLPPADLSSIATHEQKEDKQREEAILQALRQAKQNGNAELVKNLITHYRSPRSLPPFSPDSLPGVPELSKHYPLPSGYSIRIYNACLIAALAIRSPGQSIAPILEIYNELLEKDMIPDSMTYGAVIRALAMRERDVRGSQEIWERQKTWGLWRSEISGNQTWDPEVAAENDANIEAYLAENNVLSAVRLFRAAALTGQAGRFVVSIHGTVLDALSKLEKPDVTVMEQLVEHAESHEVPGIISLYKHLFLAYAKIKDASALSQVWNKYRGLAKTASREDWAAACGQREAYDVRIEGAMREPWDIVISAFIEVGELSKAFEVFGEMAEVAEKKTKGEVPPATHRTCGVLVTALARAGEFDLALEWFNSLQASAIVTQNSPHRLTLEHTIVLAEQLLLKGRWFDAADVVIGLGGIRDELAQPSAQHSLRTVAWKTNFALIHHAARSIPEEAARTLARAQEVLAAVPIQLDLRTVVLHLTLLAQASDYTNMIRVVDLISARKLPANTIQRLNDACDQIAKEDIPFKYRIELIKAFGRHHADLTPFVAEKLIQAYISEKGRPVDERDLSKESLYILLDAFTVVEQKQVNEGEYDEALEQLMQDLAATDVSEDMKNANSNQAVGYLVKNVIFRFGAERARSMLGAVFGEQEATNLVQPVSPTFIQSETVSGSERPSEAASPSQSHASSATSAPALSFSQTLTSSIERFTYRNPTITPLEAYALLRDGLSVSQVPRLEIILSLMDHLARRNDEPKVRELYELAQVVLNSLVRPDVQAQSWYSAENAMLIACCHLGYLEEAGLHRARIVQAGFTPSADAYATMIASSKDTTDDALVARELWEEALGMGVKPHLFLYNTVISKLSKARKAESALDLFMRMKSERIRPSSVTYGAVINACCRVGDALSAETLFEEMTSQPNFRPRVPPYNTMMQFYLQTQPNRERFLYYYGALQRARVPPSAHTYKLLIDAYATLPPIDIPAMELVFAHLIADKSVRVQGTHWASLISAYGIHAGDAKRAKEVFDKIPEKGGDYEAVVWEAWLNVLSQQGTIEQLEEAHTRMLESGVQPTAYVYNVLINGYARAGNIGRAREVFESMGDSITGVAAPNNHPVLLTSSGHAKPSTQAATTGVVYREPSTYESMIRAEITCGDQQRAAEVLQRMEERGYPMAVYMRGKAALEGEPPKF; this is translated from the exons ATGTTCACAAAAGCAAC TTCCCACCTCCGTCCCTTCATCCGTCTcccctcttctcattcCCCTGCCTCTCCAGACCACTTCACCGCCAACCCTTCTCTTTTACACCATCTCCCTCAGCATGGCACGAGTAATTCAGTAATTGTCCAGGGGCAACATTCTGCCCAGGCCGGTGGTGCGTCTGGACATGCTGGACGGACAGGCTATGGTGGCGGCGCAGGTgccggtggaggatatACC GGTCACGCGCGagctttcctctctctccctcaaaCAGCTTCTTTcgatccttcttccaccctcTCTGACGAGCGAAAAAAGGACGCTTCAagttcatcctcttcaaataCATCTCTACTCCTTAAACACCGTCTGTCCAAGACACCACGAATAGTTCACCTCAATGATTCTGTTCGGGCGCGACGAGCAATTGAAGAACGAAAAGGGGGTAAGGATTTTACGGTCGTTGAGCTCGAAGATGTTCCCAGAATCCACAGACGAGATTCTATCGCCGAATATACCTCTGGCCGATTACCCTTAACGTCTACTTCAACCCGATCACTATCCCGTTCCCATACTTCTTTCGACATTTTCCAGGTCGGTATTCCTCAGCCTCGATCAATAGGCCTTCGTGCTCTTTCGACAACATCTAATGCACCTCGAGCTCTTGAAGCAGAGGATATCGAGGCGGTTGAAGAATTGGAGTTGATGACTCCTCGTGCTGGGCGAGAGGTTAGGACGATCGGTCAGCCCAATCGAGTGTTGATGGACCTTGCTGGACGAGATTTGCCCTCAACAGTCACAGCTGGTTGGCAGTTGGGAGGGATCAGGAGGAATTCCACTGCTGCAGTTGAGCGGCCATCGCTCGACCTCCCTCCTGCTGATCTTTCCAGTATTGCGACTCACgagcagaaggaggacaaACAGCGTGAAGAGGCGATTCTCCAAGCACTCCGCCAAGCGAAACAGAATGGAAATGCCGAACTCGTGAAAAACCTCATCACCCATTATCGTTCTCCTCGATCGCTTCCACCTTTCTCTCCAGACAGTCTTCCTGGTGTTCCAGAATTGTCAAAGCATTACCCCCTTCCATCCGGTTATTCTATCAGGATTTACAACGCCTGCCTCATTGCGGCTCTTGCGATTCGAAGTCCTGGTCAATCCATCGCGCCAATCCTCGAAATTTACAACGAGCTTTTAGAGAAAGACATGATCCCTGATAGTATGACCTACGGCGCAGTAATCCGAGCTTTGGCTATGAGAGAGCGAGACGTTAGAGGGAGTCAGGAGATCTGGGAACGCCAAAAGACTTGGGGCTTGTGGCGGTCCGAAATTAGTGGAAATCAGACTTGGGATCCTGAAGTAGCGGCTGAAAACGACGCAAACATAGAGGCATACCTCGCCGAAAACAATGTTTTGTCGGCAGTCAGGCTTTTCCGAGCGGCGGCTTTAACAGGCCAGGCTGGGCGATTTGTCGTGTCGATACATGGCACTGTGTTAGACGCTTTGAGCAAACTGGAGAAGCCTGATGTAACTGTGATGGAACAGTTGGTCGAGCACGCCGAGTCCCATGAAGTGCCAGGTATAATATCGCTTTACAAGCACCTTTTCTTGGCCTACGCTAAAATCAAGGACGCTTCTGCTCTTAGTCAAGTATGGAACAAGTACCGAGGTCTGGCCAAGACCGCAAGTCGAGAAGACTGGGCCGCTGCGTGCGGTCAGCGTGAAGCCTATGATGTCAGGATCGAAGGAGCCATGCGGGAGCCTTGGGATATTGTGATAAGTGCTTTCATTGAAGTTGGGGAGTTGAGCAAAGCGTTTGAAGTTTTTGGAGAAATGGCAGAGGTCGCAGAAAAGAAAACTAAGGGTGAGGTGCCGCCTGCCACCCACAGGACGTGCGGTGTACTTGTAACTGCCCTTGCTCGAGCTGGTGAATTCGACCTCGCCTTAGAGTGGTTCAACAGCTTGCAAGCCTCTGCTATTGTTACTCAGAACTCGCCCCATCGACTCACCCTTGAACACACCATTGTCCTTGCAGAACAGCTCCTCCTCAAGGGACGTTGGTTTGACGCTGCTGACGTCGTTATTGGGCTTGGGGGGATTCGTGATGAGTTGGCTCAACCAAGCGCCCAACACAGCCTGCGCACCGTCGCGTGGAAGACTAACTTTGCTCTTATTCACCACGCCGCTCGCTCGATTCCTGAAGAAGCTGCTCGCACGCTCGCCCGTGCGCAGGAAGTACTTGCTGCCGTTCCCATTCAACTCGATCTGCGAACTGTCGTCCTCCACCTTACACTCCTCGCTCAGGCTAGCGATTATACCAATATGATTCGCGTCGTTGATCTCATCTCTGCCCGAAAGCTTCCTGCCAACACCATCCAAAGACTGAATGATGCTTGCGACCAAATCGCTAAGGAAGACATACCCTTCAAGTACCGAATCGAGTTGATCAAGGCATTTGGCCGGCATCACGCTGATTTGACGCCATTCGTGGCGGAGAAGCTCATCCAGGCATATATCTCAGAGAAAGGCAGGCCTGTTGATGAGCGCGATCTGAGCAAGGAATCGCTCTATATTCTTCTCGATGCCTTCACTGTCGTTGAACAAAAGCAAGTAAATGAGGGGGAATATGACGAGGCGCTTGAGCAATTGATGCAGGATCTCGCGGCGACCGACGTCAGTGAGGATATGAAGAATGCGAACTCAAACCAGGCCGTCGGCTATTTAGTGAAAAACGTGATATTCAGGTTCGGTGCTGAGCGCGCTCGATCCATGTTGGGTGCTGTCTTTGGCGAGCAAGAAGCCACTAACTTGGTCCAACCCGTTTCTCCCACTTTTATCCAATCCGAAACTGTCTCTGGGAGTGAACGTCCTTCCGAAGCCGCCTCTCCCAGTCAATCTCATGCCTCTTCGGCTACCTCTGCCCCTGCGCTTTCTTTCTCACAAACGCTTACTTCCTCGATCGAGCGCTTCACTTACCGTAATCCCACCATCACTCCTCTAGAAGCTTACGCACTCCTTCGAGACGGTCTTTCCGTCTCCCAAGTCCCTCGACTCGAAATCATTCTTTCCTTGATGGATCATCTTGCCCGTCGCAACGATGAACCTAAAGTCCGGGAGCTTTACGAGCTGGCCCAGGTTGTACTCAACTCTTTGGTCAGACCAGATGTTCAAGCCCAGAGTTGGTACTCTGCCGAGAACGCTATGCTCATCGCTTGCTGTCACCTTGGTTATCTCGAAGAGGCCGGTCTCCATCGAGCTCGTATTGTCCAAGCTGGCTTCACGCCCAGTGCTGATGCTTATGCTACCATGATTGCCTCTTCAAAAGACACCACCGATGATGCGCTGGTCGCTAGAGAAttatgggaagaagctctCGGTATGGGTGTGAAACCTCATCTGTTCTTGTACAACACTGTTATCAGCAAATTAAGTAAGGCCAGGAAGGCGGAAAGTGCGTTGGATCTGTTCATGAGGATGAAGTCCGAAAGGATTAGGCCATCCAGTGTTACTTACGGAGCTGTTATC AATGCTTGTTGTCGAGTTGGCGATGCTTTGTCCGCAGAGACTTTGTTCGAGGAAATGACTTCCCAGCCCAATTTCCGACCTCGTGTCCCTCCCTACAA CACTATGATGCAGTTTTACCTTCAAACCCAACCCAACCGAGAACGTTTCCTCTATTATTATGGTGCCCTTCAACGCGCTCGCGTCCCTCCTTCTGCCCACACCTACAAGCTCCTTATCGACGCCTATGccactctccctcctatTGATATCCCTGCTATGGAGCTCGTATTCGCTCATCTTATTGCCGACAAATCTGTACGAGTTCAAGGGACTCACTGGGCGAGCTTGATCTCCGCATACGGTATTCACGCGGGTGATGCCAAGAGGGCCAAGGAGGTGTTCGACAAGATTCCAGAGAAGGGTGGAGACTACGAAGCAGTTGTATGGGAGGCATGGTTAAATGTGCTCAGTCAGCAAGGTACTATCGAGCAATTAGAGGAGGCTCACACTAGAATGCTTGAGAGTGGTGTACAACCGACGGCTTACGTTTACAATGTTCTCATTAACGGCTATGCCAGAGCTGGTAACATTGGACGTGCCCGTGAGGTCTTTGAGTCCATGGGAGACAGTATCACTGGTGTCGCCGCTCCCAACAACCATCCTGTTCTTCTCACCTCATCTGGCCACGCCAAGCCGTCAACACAGGCTGCGACGACTGGTGTGGTCTACCGAGAACCGTCAACGTACGAATCAATGATTCGAGCGGAGATCACATGTGGAGACCAGCAGAGGGCAGCAGAGGTTTTGCaaaggatggaggagaggggtTACCCAATGGCGGTTTACATGCGGGGCAAGGCAGCATTGGAAGGAGAGCCTCCAAAGTTTTAG
- a CDS encoding hypothetical protein (Match to EST gb|CF190788.1|CF190788): protein MPDPLEYAEEEDLFGSEGEYDTTDPFTLENVNPSVPIATPTTLPIASISRPATQRTRQQVYPHISRSAVSGRNDGEARLQELRNLKKKGKEEPPKFGVRSLKNIAMGVVQANSGRIWDIGDLEYSLVKPFIDEVPMEQLAEIEANSPHIKKDTDWLYELFMLQDYRLFHERCRERQGEPRTTGWRKMYKKAKEDAAERQLQAADRVAARYKQLEEEKKSKSIVVLDRVVPDKRRSRGRGRGGSSIGSSSSSRTAGAASAIAKARAEAQRARIALTHASGRYVPPAQTQTHAQRVASSQLFKNPFLPSGSASTSSTGYPPAPSPPQSRLPPPKSLRNSLDRISSIPKSRKQLQHPLSSPISGSFPTSQYSQMRAALPAHLSGRTGTSSPQPSERFRIDGDRKKKEFKEIRKPQVKNFEAPKLENEKSKEKVDFFGGAGADGGGIFRVKKRKLGTEAGAGGAKRQQ, encoded by the exons ATGCCCGATCCTCTCGAATacgctgaagaagaagatcttttCGGGTCTGAGGGAGAATATGATACTACAGACCCTTTCACCCTGGAAAATGTCAATCCCTCCGTCCCGATCGCTACTCCTACTACGCTCCCTATTGCATCGATATCTAGACCTGCAACACAGCGAACAAGACAGCAAGTTTATCCTCACATTAGCAGATCAGCAGTTTCCGGAAGGAATGATGGTGAAGCGAGACTACAGGAGCTGAGGAatttgaaaaagaaggggaaagaagaaccTCCGAAATTTGGAGTGAGATCGTTGAAGAATATTGCCATGGGCG TCGTGCAAGCAAACTCGGGCCGAATCTGGGATATAGGAGATCTTGAGTATTCCCTTGTGAAGCCTTTCATCGATGAAGTTCCAATGGAGCAGCTGGCCGAAATCGAGGCAAATTCTCCT CATATCAAGAAGGACACAGACTGGCTATATGAGTTGTTCATGTTACAGGACTATCGCCTTTTCCATGAGCGATGCCGTGAACGACAGGGGGAGCCTAGAACGACtggatggaggaagatgtaTAAG aaagcaaaagaagatgctGCAGAGCGCCAACTTCAAGCAGCTGATCGTGTGGCGGCACGGTACAAGcaattggaagaagagaagaagtcgaAGAGCATAGTGGTGTTGGACCGTGTTGTGCCGGATAAAAGACGGAGtagaggcagaggaagaggcggtTCGAGTATTGGATCCTCAT CGTCTTCGAGGACAGCTGGTGCCGCTAGTGCCATCGCAAAAGCTCGAGCTGAAGCTCAAAGGGCTAGGATAGCCCTTACTCACGCTTCGGGACGTTATGTGCCTCCTGCGCAGACGCAAACACATGCTCAACGAGTTGCTTCAAGTCAACTTTTCAAGAACCCTTTCCTGCCCAGTGGAAGCGCGAGTACTTCGTCCACTGGCTACCCTCCTGCTCCATCCCCGCCTCAAAGCCGCCTCCCGCCTCCGAAATCCCTGAGAAACTCTTTAGACCGCATATCATCAATTCCCAAGAGCCGTAAACAATTACAACATCCATTGTCATCCCCTATATCTGGCTCGTTTCCCACTTCTCAATATTCTCAAATGCGTGCAGCTCTTCCCGCGCACTTGTCTGGCCGGACCGGCACCAGctctcctcaaccttctgAAAGATTCAGAATAGATGGTGAtaggaagaaaaaggagttCAAAGAGATCCGCAAGCCCCAAGTGAAGAATTTTGAGGCACCAAAGTTGGAGAACGAGAAaagcaaggagaaggtcGACTTTTTTGGTGGTGCAGGTGCAGATGGAGGTGGGATATTCAgagtcaagaagagaaagctAGGGACGGAAGCTGGAGCTGGAGGGGCAAAACGCCAACAGTAA